A section of the Dehalococcoidia bacterium genome encodes:
- a CDS encoding dihydroorotase produces the protein MTSLAVRGGRVLDPSRGVDLVGDVLIVDGRIAAVGPDAGRDAGEAVDASGLLVLPGLVDVHCHLREPGLEHKETIESGTLAAARGGFTTVCCMPNTEPPLDTPAMVRWVRQRAEQVAHVRVLPIACTTRERKGRELADLAELAEAGAVAFSDDGDPVADPALLRRALEYASVLGLPLIEHCEDKLLSAGGVMHEGWVATRLGLRGIPAAAEESAVARALALAAETGGRLHVAHVSTAGAVALVEAYRARGAPVTVEVTPHHLCLTHEAVMGSGESPGGLAYDTNAKVNPPLRTRADVAACRDGLSRGVIDCIATDHAPHAVEDKLCEFDLAAFGISGLETALALCLSLVHEGRLHLMRLAEAMTIGPVRALGLDRHVPGLGTLAVGAPGDVTVVDLQQEWTVEPERFASKGKNTPLAGRRLRGRVVCTIYGGRKVWQE, from the coding sequence ATGACGAGCTTGGCCGTCCGCGGTGGTCGCGTCCTCGACCCGTCTCGGGGCGTCGACCTGGTGGGCGACGTGCTCATCGTGGACGGCCGCATCGCGGCCGTAGGCCCTGACGCGGGCCGAGACGCTGGCGAGGCTGTGGATGCCAGCGGCCTGCTGGTGCTGCCGGGCCTGGTAGACGTCCACTGCCACCTGCGGGAGCCAGGGCTGGAGCACAAGGAGACCATCGAGTCCGGCACCCTGGCCGCTGCCCGCGGCGGCTTTACCACCGTCTGCTGCATGCCCAACACCGAGCCGCCGCTGGACACCCCTGCCATGGTGCGCTGGGTGCGCCAGCGGGCGGAGCAGGTCGCACATGTGCGTGTGCTGCCCATCGCCTGCACCACACGGGAGCGTAAGGGCCGCGAGCTGGCCGACCTGGCCGAGCTGGCCGAGGCAGGTGCTGTGGCCTTCAGCGACGACGGCGACCCGGTGGCCGACCCAGCCCTTCTGCGTCGCGCCCTGGAGTACGCCTCCGTCCTGGGCCTACCCCTCATCGAGCACTGTGAGGACAAGCTTCTCAGCGCTGGCGGCGTCATGCACGAGGGATGGGTGGCGACGCGCCTGGGCCTCCGGGGCATCCCCGCTGCGGCCGAGGAGTCAGCGGTGGCCCGTGCCCTGGCGCTGGCTGCCGAGACGGGCGGACGCCTGCACGTGGCCCACGTCAGCACTGCTGGCGCCGTGGCACTGGTCGAGGCTTATCGCGCCCGTGGCGCGCCCGTCACCGTCGAGGTCACACCGCACCACCTGTGTCTGACCCATGAGGCCGTCATGGGCTCGGGCGAGTCGCCCGGCGGCCTAGCGTATGACACCAATGCCAAGGTGAACCCTCCCCTGCGCACTCGGGCCGACGTCGCGGCGTGCCGGGACGGTCTGTCCCGGGGTGTCATCGACTGCATAGCTACCGACCATGCTCCCCATGCCGTGGAAGACAAGCTGTGCGAGTTCGACCTGGCGGCTTTCGGCATCTCGGGCCTGGAGACAGCCCTGGCCCTGTGCCTGTCCCTGGTGCATGAGGGGCGCTTGCATCTGATGCGACTGGCGGAGGCCATGACCATCGGCCCCGTGCGAGCGCTGGGACTGGACCGGCACGTGCCTGGCCTGGGCACCCTGGCGGTGGGCGCGCCGGGAGACGTGACCGTAGTCGATCTTCAGCAGGAGTGGACGGTGGAGCCGGAGCGCTTCGCCAGCAAGGGCAAGAACACCCCCCTGGCGGGCCGCAGGCTTCGGGGAAGGGTCGTATGCACCATTTACGGAGGCAGGAAGGTATGG
- a CDS encoding aspartate carbamoyltransferase catalytic subunit — protein MRDDAREQARPTSVREAPAWKREHLLDVDELTPEEIELVMDTADAMREVLSREVPRVPALRGLTVVNLFYEPSTRTRASFELAAKALGADVVNIAAEQSSVKKGESLLDTVRTVEALGAEVLVMRHWQSGAPYLAARHTRLHVVNAGDGSHAHPTQALLDIYTIRRHLGDLRGRKVVIVGDIAHSRVARSNAWGLTALGAQVVLCGPPTLLPAGLRPGTSMDDGEVAMPPVQVEMDLDKAIEGADVVMALRLQRERMAGGVLPSLREYVRLYQINVQRLARARPDALVMHPGPMNEGVEIAPEVARSAQSVIEEQVTNGVAVRMAVLYLLTGGKA, from the coding sequence ATGAGGGATGACGCCAGGGAGCAGGCCCGCCCGACCAGTGTGCGGGAGGCCCCCGCCTGGAAGCGGGAGCATCTGCTGGACGTAGACGAGCTGACACCGGAGGAAATAGAGCTCGTCATGGACACGGCCGATGCCATGCGCGAGGTGCTGTCGCGGGAGGTGCCACGCGTGCCGGCCCTGCGCGGCCTGACGGTGGTGAACCTGTTCTACGAGCCCAGCACCCGCACCCGCGCCTCTTTCGAGCTGGCGGCCAAGGCCCTGGGCGCTGACGTGGTCAACATCGCTGCCGAACAGAGCAGCGTGAAAAAAGGCGAGTCGTTGCTGGACACGGTGCGGACCGTCGAGGCGCTGGGTGCCGAGGTGCTGGTGATGCGCCACTGGCAGTCGGGAGCGCCATATCTGGCCGCCCGCCACACCCGCCTGCATGTGGTCAACGCGGGCGATGGCTCGCACGCCCATCCAACCCAGGCCCTGCTGGACATCTACACCATCCGCCGCCATCTGGGCGACTTGCGGGGAAGGAAGGTTGTCATCGTGGGGGACATCGCCCACAGTCGCGTGGCCCGTTCCAACGCCTGGGGCCTGACAGCCCTGGGGGCGCAGGTGGTGCTGTGCGGCCCCCCCACCCTCCTTCCTGCTGGCCTGCGCCCGGGGACGAGCATGGACGATGGCGAGGTCGCTATGCCGCCGGTGCAGGTGGAGATGGACCTGGACAAGGCCATCGAGGGGGCCGACGTCGTCATGGCCCTCCGGCTCCAGCGCGAGCGGATGGCAGGGGGCGTGTTGCCGTCCTTGCGCGAATACGTTCGCCTCTACCAGATCAACGTTCAGCGCCTGGCCCGTGCCCGCCCCGATGCCCTGGTCATGCACCCTGGCCCCATGAACGAGGGCGTCGAGATAGCGCCGGAGGTGGCCCGGTCGGCCCAGTCGGTCATCGAGGAGCAGGTCACCAACGGGGTCGCTGTGCGTATGGCCGTCCTCTACCTGCTGACCGGGGGGAAGGCATGA
- the pyrR gene encoding bifunctional pyr operon transcriptional regulator/uracil phosphoribosyltransferase PyrR, whose product MMTADDIRRAVRRIAHEIIERNKGVQDVVLVGMRTRGVPLARRLADAIRQFEGVEVPVGALDVGLYRDDLPYLGLRPSLQPSDIPIDIDGKRVVLVDDVLYTGRTIRAALDALMDFGRPGQVQLAVLVDRGHRELPIRADYVGKNIPTSRREEVQVRLEEVDGRDEVVIVRPREEGEHEG is encoded by the coding sequence CTGATGACGGCGGACGACATCCGTCGCGCCGTCCGCCGCATAGCCCACGAGATCATTGAGCGCAACAAGGGCGTCCAGGATGTGGTGCTGGTGGGCATGCGGACCCGCGGAGTGCCCCTCGCCCGTCGGCTGGCCGATGCCATCCGTCAGTTCGAGGGGGTGGAGGTGCCCGTGGGTGCTCTGGACGTAGGCCTCTATCGCGACGACCTTCCCTACCTGGGCCTGCGGCCTTCCCTCCAGCCCAGCGATATCCCCATCGATATAGATGGCAAGCGGGTGGTGCTGGTGGACGACGTCCTCTACACCGGGCGCACCATCCGGGCCGCCCTGGATGCTCTGATGGACTTCGGGAGGCCCGGGCAGGTGCAACTGGCGGTGCTGGTGGACAGGGGACACCGCGAGTTACCCATCCGCGCCGATTACGTGGGCAAGAACATCCCCACCTCCAGGCGCGAGGAGGTGCAGGTGCGCCTCGAGGAAGTGGACGGACGCGACGAGGTGGTCATCGTCCGGCCGCGGGAGGAGGGCGAGCATGAGGGATGA